The genomic region GGAGGTCGCTTCTCGAAGTCGGCTGAGGAGAGGCAGAAGATGTTAAAGCAGAGGAAAGAAGAGATGCTTCAGCAGGCACGCAGGTTGGTACACTCCTTGTTTTCTGCCCTATAAGTTCACATAAGttcaatttaaaagaaaaaaaagaaatttccttgttgtttttgaaagaaaatctTGAGGTTAGGGGTGCAACCACACAAGGTTTTGCGTCATAGCTCAGCTGTACAATTGGTGTGTTGTGTAAATTCCTTGTGAGATAAGTTTGTCTTGGTCTGTAAACCAAGGccagatgaaataaaaaaaggccTTCTTTATCTGGCTACAAGACTTACTGAAAGGCCCAGTTGCAAAGAACCAACAAGTAGACTCTTTGTTCACTAATGGTGAGCATTTCTAGCTGCTGTTTCTGTTCCCACGATCATATGTTGTTCATTACTTCCCTATAGGAGATATCTGAACAAGAGTCCAGAGGACGCGGATGAGGATTTGCCTGGACTGGAGGAGGACACTGTTCCTGACTTGAATATGACTGTGCTGAGACGTAGAACCATGGCGGCAGCTGCAGAGAGACGCATGCAAAACCAACAAGACCCTGCACCCTGATAAACAGATAAGCTTCAGCAGAAGATTCGACCACATCATCATCCCAAGAGGCAAAGGCAGAGCTATTTTAACCCTCCCCCATTCGGTGTACGTTCAGTGGTTGCCACCTATTCAAAACAATAATCAAAAACCATCGCAAACATGGCCTTTGGACTGTTTCGGGCTGACTAAAAAAAGGTGGGACTGTTGTGAATGGCCTCTGCATCGCTGAGTATTCGGAACATCATATAAATTAATGGGTGCAAGCCAAGAAATGCAAGGTTGCATTGCCCTTTACTCATGTGCCACACATTGCAACCACCAGCTTCAGTAGGGAGTCAGTTTCTGCCATGATTGGGACTGGCTGTCAAAAATGAGCATGCTTTGCAGAAGAGTCTGTAAGGAGAGGGCTTTGAAGTTGTCTTCGCTAGATAAAAGCTATATgggtctttgtttttcttttatcagaCTTTACTTTCAGTTGTTTTGCTCATGGAAGCTATGTATTCTGAACGGAGAAACTCATctgatgtatttgtgtgttattattttatgaGTTTCAACTGTGAATTAAGTGTAGGCAAAATaataacatgtttttatgtcttacCTTGGAGTAAGAGAATGTCACTTTAGTATTGTTCAGCCTTTTTCTGTCAAATATGAATGTTCCTATCAAAAGTAATGCTgcaaacaaagtgtttttgacCCACATGGGTTGTTCTGTATTTAGTGTGTAATATCACCCATTGCAAACAGTTTTGTTATTTAACAGGGGGGAGTGGGCATGTAGTTTTTCTAATACTCTTCCCTTGAGATGCACAGGCAGCAAAGGTGATGTATTACATTTTGTACAATGGGTGTCATCTGATAAGGAGCAATCCTCTCTGAATAAGAATATATTATTTCTACTCTATATTTACAAGGTCCTCGGTCATCTGAGTTAATCGCTGGAATTTTTAGGGCATGTAGAAGTTACTAAGTCTGTGACAGCTGGACTTGCTGGACTGTCTTTTGAAGAAGTCTTGCCACTCATTCAAGAGGCATCCTTCGAAGAaatgagcagcagcaaaacactcTCAAGGCTTAACAACCAGTCCAGTTGCCTTTCGACTTCACTCTTCTACATACTGAGTGAGATGGGAATCTTTCTGGAGACAATTTTTGGGTGTTTTATTTGTGCGGCCTTCGTCTGCTCGCACTGAAGAGTGTTAATTCAAAATATATCAAGGAACATAATCATCATCTGCTCAAAGATCTTACTTAAATAATCTAATGTACATGGACTGGGCCCTTGAATCATTTTTGGCAAAATGTCACTGAGTAGTAGCTGGTTGAGACATATCAAcggacacaaagacagagactgTGTGTATTATAAGTGTTTGACTTCATGTTATTACAGAGCAAGGACAGTTTGGGGATGCGATCTGCATGAATCTAGACAAgtgcttttgtttccttccACTTTATCCCAAAGAGCAGCCCACAAACTTCCACTCAAAGCTGAAGTGTTGTGATcttttactttgtgtttattttagtgCTCAAATTCTGTTTTTTGAGGTGTTGTAAGAAGATAGGATTTAGATTTCAGATTCAAAGgagtcaaaatgtaaaaaaaaaaaaaaagaaattggacagttttcattttcaggtttttttttttttcattcagttaTTTAACAGCTCTTAATATCCATGATATATTTTCCTATTCATGGGTTACCTTTCATAACCATTACTTATTTAATCAAAACTGAAATACTTTTTTGGACTGAGCTTTCCTgtatttttgtgcctaaatcaaGAATGGTTCAGTTATGGATAATTTCTGTAAATCTagtttttgtaaaatatgttAATACAAAAGACTCAATAAACAGAGCTTCTACAgctttttaacaaaatatagtcattttatttttcttcttgagACTTATTGAGGCTTTGTTGATGTAAACTGCTTATgtacatacagtggtgtgagaaagtgtttgcccccttcctgatttcttacttttttgcatgttttccacacttaaatgtttcagatcatcaaacaaatttaaacattagtcaaagataacacaagtaaacacaaaatgcagtttttaaatgaagggtcttattaatgagaaagaaaaaaatccaaagctacatggccctgtgtgaaaaagtgtttgcccccNNNNNNNNNNNNNNNNNNNNNNNNNNNNNNNNNNNNNNNNNNNNNNNNNNNNNNNNNNNNNNNNNNNNNNNNNNNNNNNNNNNNNNNNNNNNNNNNNNNNNNNNNNNNNNNNNNNNNNNNNNNNNNNNNNNNNNNNNNNNNNNNNNNNNNNNNNNNNNNNNNNNNNNNNNNNNNNNNNNNNNNNNNNNNNNNNNNNNNNNNNNNNNNNNNNNNNNNNNNNNNNNNNNNNNNNNNNNNNNNNNNNNNNNNNNNNNNNNNNNNNNNNNNNNNNNNNNNNNNNNNNNNNNNNNNNNNNNNNNNNNNNNNNNNNNNNNNNNNNNNNNNNNNNNNNNNNNNNNNNNNNNNNNNNNNNNNNNNNNNNNNNNNNNNNNNNNNNNNNNNNNNNNNNNNNNNNNNNNNNNNNNNNNNNNNNNNNNNNNNNNNNNNNNNNNNNNNNNNNNNNNNNNNNNNNNNNNNNNNNNNNNNNNNNNNNNNNNNNNNNNNNNNNNNNNNNNNNNNNNNNNNNNNNNNNNNNNNNNNNNNNNNNNNNNNNNNNNNNNNNNNNNNNNNNNNNNNNNNNNNNNNNNNNNNNNNNNNNNNNNNNNNNNNNNNNNNNNNNNNNNNNNNNNNNNNNNNNNNNNNNNNNNNNNNNNNNNNNNNNNNNNNNNNNNNNNNNNNNNNNNNNNNNNNNNNNNNNNNNNNNNNNNNNNNNNNNNNNNNNNNNNNNNNNNNNNNNNNNNNNNNNNNNNNNNNNNNNNNNNNNNNNNNNNNNNNNNNNNNNNNNNNNNNNNNNNNNNNNNNNNNNNNNNNNNNNNNNNNNNNNNNNNNNNNNNNNNNNNNNNNNNNNNNNNNNNNNNNNNNNNNNNNNNNNNNNNNNNNNNNNNNNNNNNNNNNNNNNNNNNNNNNNNNNNNNNNNNNNNNNNNNNNNNNNNNNNNNNNNNNNNNNNNNNNNNNNNNNNNNNNNNNNNcacagggccatgtagctttggatttctttcttcctcattaataaaacccttcatttaaaactgcattttgtgtttacttgtgttatctttgactaatgtttaaatttgtttgatgatctgaaacatttatgtgaggaaaacatgcaaaaaagtaagaaatcaggaagggggcaaacactttttcacaccactgtatgttttttttctgctgacaTAGACATAGTGTCTTTTAAGATCAGTTTTTATGCAACCATGCCAGTAAAGCCTGCCCAGTGTATAGTGGCCAGTATCCagtacactggacctttgagttTATTAGTCCAATAgggtaggtgtgtgtgtgtgtgtgtgtgtgtgtgtgcgcgtgtgtgcgcgtgtgtgccGAACTGAGCCATAAGGAAGTAGTATTTATCTGCTGACAGGTTAAAACCCTCATTTGACTGTGAAAGAAGATGGTCTGGATGACTGAATCAAACATCACTTTAGATATTGAATGAAATGGTTTTTGGCAAAATTAAGTGTAGTTTAAGTGAACCATTTACGTCATTAGGCTGCGCCCCTTACCTCCAGCAACTCTGCCACGTCATAGAAGGGCTTGTGCCAGGCGGAAACGGCAACCAAAGAAACACCCACGCTGTCCAGCTCAATGATGTAGCCCAACCTCCTACTATATTAGTAGAAGAAGTACACggttgtcactgtgtgtttcctCAGTCTGGGAATTCAAGTGAAAACTCGGTTCTGGTGTGTTTTTCCACTGGTAAGTTGtgaagctaactagctagctgctTAGCATGGTAGGCGACTCCTTATGAGGTAACGCTAACGTTGACTGTTAAGTGTGAAGTTACAGCTTTGAAGCTAGCAAGGCTGGGTAACGTTAGTTTGCTTGAGTTACGGTGGCCTCATGTAGCTATAACACAGGACTCACGAGAAAACTAAGACGCGTTATATTAAATATAGCTGACGTTTGCTAACGTTTCTTAATTGATGCTAACGGTAGATATGACAGTAATTGTTACATAGACCGAGttgttgctaacgttagccataaCCGGTGTAACATTGTTTGATTATCTGAGTCAACGTGAGCAGGTTAGTCAAATGTAACACGGTCTACTTCaaggaaataaacagaaatattcTTGTTAGCATGGCTTGATGAGGAGGAGATGATGTCGCCACTGTAGAGTAACTGTGTTTTGCTGCCATGGAAACAAAATTATGACGCGAGTAGTTCAAGCTAGGTTAATGTGGTTCAAGATGTATGCTACTAATACTACTGTCTGCTTCGAAATCCGTCTCAATGTTAAAGCCCCCCCCCACCGGCTCTAATTATGTTACCTGATGGCCACTGCTGTATGAATGGGCTCTTGGAGGATGGGCCCCTCTCATGTTACACATCCTGGACAAGATCCTGGAAAGAAACTAATGAATGAAAGCTATTGAATGATATCACCTCATAGGGTGTCTTAAGACGATGTgcagtttaattattttattgattaGTCCTTTTAAATGCCAGCTGGCTTATCAATCACTGGCTGTAAAGTAATGACAACTTTTTAGCAAGTGAAACTATGCGTCAGGTCAAAGTTCTGTGTGacttaaaacaaacatatttccaAACCTGGCTGGCAGTATGACCATGTTAACTCATTGTGCTGATACATTATCTAATGTCTAATATCTACTTTTCTACATttgtgtcatgatttctgtattttgcatttgtgtgtgtgtgtgtgtgtgtgtgtgtgtgtgtgtgtgtgtgtgtgggtggtttCAAAGCAAAGGGTTTGGAATGCTGCTAGATGACACTCCACTTTTTGACCCCTCCCTGCTTCAGGAGATAGACTGGAGTAGCAACACTGTGTCATTCTCTCCTCCCATCTCCCCGACCAGCCCAGGTGAAGGCCTGGTGCTTAGGCCGCTCTGTACGGCAGACTTCAACAGGGGTGAGTCAGAGACTGGGTGGACAACATATTCCCGACCAGTAGTCATTTTCTCCAGGGCAGTGTTGGGAAGGGTtacttttcaaatgtaattgCTTACTACTCACTCAGATACATACTTACTTACTTTTGATAACTAtttaacaaatgttttcagCTGGGCAGTAAAGCTGAAAATTGACCAGAAATGCCGGCTATGCCAAAAGACAGCATTTCTGGACagtgaaaagatgcaaaggCACAGATTGAAGGTTGTATTTTTCGTGCAAGCTTTTTACTGAAAAGAATATATTCGGCtgtaacccctttgtaatcCCCATTTTGATTTGTAACTGTAATCTAACTACATATTTTTTCCCTCAGTAAGTGTAAAAGATTACAGTTACATTTAGTTTGTAATTACAAAACTTAATTACATGTAACTacttactccccaacactgctcAAGAGAATATGAAGATAAGAAGACGACCACTTTGTGATGGATGATGTAAAATAgcgctgcaacgattagtcgactaatcgatgactaatcaactattaaaataatcagtgactattttagtagtcgactaatcggtttgagtcatttttcatagaaaagtactataaaagtaccccaaaatactcttactgcagcttcttacgttcagatattggcagctttacacactctcccatgacggtgaactaaaaccctttggtgtgagtacaaaacaagacattagatgacatagtttttgggtttgggagagacagaccgacatttttcaacattttaacacattttttgataaaatgattagtcgactaatcgaagaaataatcgacagattagtcgacaatgaaataatcgttagttgcagccctaatgtgaaaagcatgttttttcTTCTATGGTGTCCAATGTGGAAGTTATTAGtaatataataaaacattttaagccTAATAGTAACACATATGAAGAGTTTGTGAATGATGGAGTGAGAATTCCCCCAGACATTTTCAcctacttttattttgttattattttccaGGATTCTTCAAGGTTTTATCTCAGCTCACTCAGACGGGCGATGTCACACCAGAGCAGTTCACAAGTAAGTTCTACATTTATGTAAGacaaaagttattattattttgctcaGAACATTtatattaacatttatatttatagttcTAGCATGGCCATGTGTTTAAACAGTTGTCTCTATATAAATCAAATAGCACATTTGAGAAGAGAAAGAACCCTCGtttcagaaaataaaatttaaataccAACCTGTGCAAGGCAATGTCattgatgatttaaaaaatactcaaattTTGTCTGCTGGCTTCCAGAAAAGTTTGACCATATGAAGAAGACAGGAGACTACTACGTCGTTGTGGTGGAGGACACAGTATTGGGACAGATTATTGCCACAGCTACACTGATAACAGAACACAAATTCATCCACTCCTGTGCAAAGGTAAATTACCTCCTGTCAAGCATTTTGGgtgtatttatatatgtatgcacCGGTTATTTAAATAATGCTAATTACTGATGTAGTTTACCACCCCAAACCAAAAAAAGTTACTTTCACATTTCTGTTTCcttaaaaaacatgtaaattaaaGTTGCgtagtaaatggtaaatggacccaCATacatatagcgcctttctagtcatctgaccactcaaagcgctttttacactacgagtcacattcacccattcacacactcattcacgcactggtggctgaggctaccatacaaggtgccacctgctactcagttttttaacacactcacacactggatGGAACAGCTATCAGgtgcaatttggggttcagcatcttgctcaaggatacttcgacctGCAGGCtagaggagccagggatcgaacgacccgctctacctctgagccacatcCGTAGTAAATGTGCACTTTTATTGATCTTGAAAATGACTGTAACTATGACTGAAATGAAGACcctctctgttctgttctgtttgtaGAGAGGCCGGGTGGAGGAAGTAGTAGTCAGTGACGTGTGCAGAGGGAAGCAGCTGGGCAAACTGTGAGTGGACCTTTGTAACACAAAGACGTTCTGTTTTGGATTGCTTTACttatttaaaggtgcagtctgCAGTTTTGGAGGAAGATTGTCTCTCTGGTTTTatgctgatttattttcctctcccctccctctctttttcctaTCTCTATAGGTTAGTGTCAGCTCTCACTCTTCTCAGTAAAAAACTGAATTGCTATAAAATCACACTGGAATGTGCACCCAACAATGTGGCTTTCTACCACAAGTTTGGATACACCGCCTCGCACGAGACTTACATGCAGTGTCGGTTTTCAGACTGAGGACAACAGCAGCTTTAAGCTACGG from Epinephelus moara isolate mb chromosome 1, YSFRI_EMoa_1.0, whole genome shotgun sequence harbors:
- the gnpnat1 gene encoding glucosamine 6-phosphate N-acetyltransferase produces the protein MLLDDTPLFDPSLLQEIDWSSNTVSFSPPISPTSPGEGLVLRPLCTADFNRGFFKVLSQLTQTGDVTPEQFTKKFDHMKKTGDYYVVVVEDTVLGQIIATATLITEHKFIHSCAKRGRVEEVVVSDVCRGKQLGKLLVSALTLLSKKLNCYKITLECAPNNVAFYHKFGYTASHETYMQCRFSD